Proteins found in one Aspergillus chevalieri M1 DNA, chromosome 2, nearly complete sequence genomic segment:
- the prp8 gene encoding U4/U6-U5 snRNP complex subunit PRP8 (BUSCO:EOG092600NM;~COG:A;~EggNog:ENOG410PHSR;~InterPro:IPR012337,IPR012592,IPR043173,IPR043172, IPR027652,IPR019582,IPR019581,IPR003587,IPR019580, IPR012984,IPR042516,IPR007868,IPR006141,IPR021983, IPR036844,IPR000555;~PFAM:PF10598,PF12134,PF08084,PF10597,PF08083;~go_component: GO:0005681 - spliceosomal complex [Evidence IEA];~go_function: GO:0003723 - RNA binding [Evidence IEA];~go_function: GO:0005515 - protein binding [Evidence IEA];~go_function: GO:0008237 - metallopeptidase activity [Evidence IEA];~go_function: GO:0017070 - U6 snRNA binding [Evidence IEA];~go_function: GO:0030623 - U5 snRNA binding [Evidence IEA];~go_function: GO:0070122 - isopeptidase activity [Evidence IEA];~go_process: GO:0000398 - mRNA splicing, via spliceosome [Evidence IEA];~go_process: GO:0016539 - intein-mediated protein splicing [Evidence IEA];~go_process: GO:0030908 - protein splicing [Evidence IEA]) gives MVRAQDVPLVKQWYLEHCPQGQPVKVRVSYQKLLKSYVLNELHKNKPKAQNKQNLLKTLKSTKFFQQTTIDWVEAGLQVCRQGFNMLNLLIHRKNLTYLHLDYNFNLKPVKTLTTKERKKSRFGNAFHLMREILRLTKLIVDAQVQYRLGNIDAFQLADGILYAFNHVGQLTGMYRYKYKLMHQIRSCKDLKHLIYYRFNSGPVGKGPGCGFWAPAWRVWLFFMRGIIPLLERWLGNLLSRQFEGRHSKGVAKTVTKQRVESHFDLELRASVMADLMDMMPEGIKQNKVNTVLQHLSEAWRCWKSNIPWKVPGLPAPIENIILRYVKSKADWWISVAHYNRERIRRGATVDKTVAKKNLGRLTRLWLKAEQERQHNYLKDGPYVSSEEAVAIYTTMVHWLESRKFSPIPFPSVSYKHDTKILILALERLREAYSVKGRLNQSQREELALIEQAYDSPGTTLARIKRFLLTQRAFKEVGIDMNDNYSDINPVYDIEPIEKITDAYLDQYLWYQAEQRHLFPAWIKPSDSEVPPLLTYKWAQGINNLSNVWETSEGETNVMVETELSKVYEKIDLTLLNRLLRLIMDHNLADYITSKNNVQLSYKDMNHTNSYGSIRGLQFSGFVFQYYGLMIDLLLLGLQRASEMAGPPQSPNDFLQFRDSATETRHPIRLYTRYVDKIWVFMRFSADDSRDLIQRFLTENPDPNFENVIGYKNKKCWPRDCRMRLMRHDVNLGRAAFWDLKNRLPRSITTIEWDDTFASVYSKDNPNLLFSMSGFEVRILPKNRNQNEEFSVKDSVWSLVNNSTKERTAHAFLQVTEEDIQKFNNRIRQILMSSGSTTFTKIANKWNTALIALFTYYREGAVATVNLLDTIVKCETKIQTRVKIGLNSKMPSRFPPAVFYTPKELGGLGMISGSHILIPASDKRWSKQTDTGITHFRAGMSHDEETLIPNIFRYIIPWEAEFIDSQRVWIEYSQKRMEAQQQNRRLTLEDLEDSWDRGLPRINTLFQKDRSTLSFDKGFRLRAEFKQYQLMKSNPFWWTSQRHDGKLWNLNAYRTDVIQALGGVETILEHTLFKATAFPSWEGLFWERACLAKGTRLLRYDGSEVNVEDVREGDELLGPDGTSRRAFNIVNGQDRLYRIKVDAELEDLVVTPNHILVLRREDETVEITADEFAALDVAERSQYRAPRTSPELWAKAAGNVVAQAPSFSIKGISLEAETTEWAGFRVDKDQLYLRHDYLVLHNSGFEESMKFKKLTNAQRSGLNQIPNRRFTLWWSPTINRANVYVGFQVQLDLTGIFLHGKIPTLKISLIQIFRAHLWQKIHESVVMDLCQVFDQELEQLGIEAVQKETIHPRKSYKMNSSCADILLFATNKWNVTRPSILFDTKDVYEPTTTNKFWLDVQLRYGDYDSHDIERYVRAKYLDYTTDSMSIYPSATGLMIGVDLAYNLYSAYGQYFPGLKTLVQQAMAKIMKANPALYVLRERIRKGLQLYASESNQEFLNSQNYSELFSPQIQLFIDDTNVYRVTIHKTFEGNLTTKPINGAIFIFNPRTGQLFLKIIHTSVWAGQKRLGQLAKWKTAEEVAALIRSLPVEEQPKQLIVTRKGLLDPLEVHLLDFPNISIRASELQLPFQAAMKVEKLADMILRATEPQMVLFNLYDEWLKSISPYTAFSRLILILRALHVNIDKAKIILRPDKSVITQEHHIWPSLSDEAWIDVEVQLRDLILNDYGKKNNVNVQSLTSSEVRDIILGMEISAPSLQRQQAAEIEKQQEEQKQLTAVTTKTQNVRGEDIIVTTTSQYEQQSFASKTEWRTRAIATSNLRSRSNNIYVSSDDIQEEGYTYIMPKNVLKRFITIADLRVQVAGYLYGSSPPDNEQVKEVRTIVMIPQVGNTRDVQLPQQLPQHDYLNGLEPLGVIHTISGNEPPYMTAMDVTQHARLMNEHPSWDKKTVTMTVSFTPGSVSLAAWGLTPQGYKWGAENKDTTSDQPQGFSTNMGEKCQLLLSDRLRGYFLVPEDNVWNYSFMGSSFGSVEKRPIYVKIDTPLRFYDDQHRPLHFQNFAELEDIWVDRSDNFA, from the coding sequence ATGGTGCGTGCACAGGATGTGCCGTTGGTGAAGCAGTGGTATCTGGAGCACTGCCCTCAGGGCCAACCTGTCAAGGTCCGGGTGTCCTACCAGAAGTTGCTTAAATCCTATGTGCTTAATGAATTACACAAGAACAAGCCCAAGGCTCAGAATAAGCAGAATCTGCTTAAGACGCTGAAGTCGACCAAGTTCTTCCAACAGACTACAATCGACTGGGTTGAAGCCGGTCTGCAAGTATGTCGCCAGGGTTTCAACATGCTGAACTTGTTGATCCACCGCAAGAACTTGACTTACCTGCATCTCGACTACAACTTCAACCTGAAGCCTGTTAAGACCCTGACAACCAAGGAACGCAAGAAGTCTCGATTCGGTAATGCTTTCCATCTGATGAGAGAAATTCTTCGCTTGACGAAGTTGATTGTCGACGCTCAAGTCCAGTACAGGTTGGGTAACATCGATGCCTTCCAGCTGGCAGACGGTATCCTCTATGCCTTCAACCACGTCGGTCAGTTGACCGGTATGTACCGTTACAAGTACAAGCTGATGCATCAAATCCGTTCTTGCAAGGACTTGAAGCATTTGATTTACTACCGTTTCAACTCTGGCCCGGTCGGTAAGGGTCCTGGTTGTGGTTTCTGGGCGCCCGCCTGGCGTGTTTGGTTGTTCTTCATGCGTGGTATCATCCCTCTCCTTGAGAGATGGCTTGGAAACTTGCTTTCTCGTCAGTTTGAGGGCCGTCACAGCAAGGGTGTTGCCAAGACCGTAACCAAGCAGCGTGTGGAATCGCATTTCGATCTTGAGCTGCGAGCTTCGGTTATGGCCGACCTGATGGACATGATGCCCGAAGGTATCAAGCAGAACAAAGTTAACACGGTTCTTCAACACCTTTCGGAGGCATGGAGATGCTGGAAGAGTAACATTCCCTGGAAGGTTCCCGGTCTGCCCGCTCCGATCGAGAACATCATCCTCCGTTACGTCAAGAGCAAGGCCGACTGGTGGATTTCCGTTGCACACTACAACAGAGAACGTATTCGCCGGGGTGCCACTGTCGACAAGACGGTCGCGAAGAAGAATCTGGGTCGACTTACGCGTCTCTGGCTCAAGGCTGAGCAAGAAAGGCAGCACAACTACTTGAAGGATGGCCCTTATGTCTCGTCTGAAGAAGCTGTGGCGATCTACACCACCATGGTGCACTGGTTGGAATCCCGCAAATTCTCTCCGATTCCCTTCCCCAGTGTTTCTTACAAGCACGATACCAAGATCCTGATTCTGGCCCTGGAAAGATTGCGTGAGGCGTATTCTGTCAAAGGCCGACTCAATCAGAGCCAGCGTGAAGAACTTGCTCTTATCGAACAGGCATACGATTCGCCCGGTACTACGCTGGCCAGAATTAAGCGTTTCCTTCTCACTCAGCGTGCATTCAAGGAAGTTGGCATCGACATGAATGACAACTACAGCGACATCAACCCGGTGTATGATATCGAGCCGATCGAGAAGATTACTGATGCATACCTTGACCAATACCTGTGGTACCAGGCCGAGCAGCGCCACCTCTTCCCTGCTTGGATCAAGCCTTCCGATTCCGAAGTTCCTCCTTTGCTCACTTACAAGTGGGCTCAAGGAATCAACAACTTGTCCAATGTCTGGGAGACTTCCGAGGGCGAGACCAACGTGATGGTTGAAACGGAGCTGTCCAAGGTCTACGAGAAGATTGATCTTACGCTGCTGAACCGGTTACTCCGTCTGATCATGGATCACAACTTGGCTGACTACATCACCTCCAAGAACAACGTGCAGCTGAGCTACAAGGACATGAACCACACTAACAGCTATGGCTCGATTCGTGGTTTGCAGTTCTCGGGTTTCGTGTTCCAGTACTATGGTCTCATGATTGATCTGCTGCTCCTCGGTTTGCAGAGAGCTAGCGAGATGGCTGGTCCTCCGCAGAGCCCCAACGACTTCTTGCAATTCCGCGACAGCGCTACCGAGACTAGACACCCGATCCGCCTGTATACTCGTTATGTCGACAAGATCTGGGTGTTCATGAGATTCTCTGCCGATGATTCCAGGGACCTGATCCAGCGTTTCCTGACCGAGAACCCGGACCCGAACTTTGAAAATGTTATTGGatacaagaacaagaagtgCTGGCCTCGTGACTGTCGGATGCGTCTGATGCGACACGATGTCAACCTGGGTCGTGCGGCCTTCTGGGACTTGAAGAACCGCCTCCCCAGATCTATCACCACTATCGAGTGGGATGACACCTTCGCCAGCGTGTACAGCAAAGACAACCCCAACCTCTTGTTCTCCATGAGCGGTTTTGAAGTCCGCATTCTGCCCAAGAACCGTAACCAGAACGAAGAGTTCTCGGTTAAGGATAGTGTCTGGTCGTTGGTTAACAACTCGACCAAGGAGCGTACGGCCCACGCCTTCCTCCAGGTTACCGAAGAGGACATCCAGAAGTTCAACAACCGGATTCGCCAGATTCTCATGTCCTCGGGATCGACAACCTTCACCAAGATCGCGAACAAGTGGAACACTGCCCTGATTGCACTGTTCACTTATTACCGTGAAGGTGCTGTTGCGACTGTCAACCTGCTCGACACCATCGTCAAATGCGAGACCAAGATCCAGACTCGTGTCAAGATTGGTCTGAACTCCAAGATGCCTTCTCGTTTCCCTCCGGCTGTGTTCTACACCCCGAAGGAACTGGGTGGTCTGGGTATGATCTCCGGATCTCACATTCTCATTCCCGCAAGTGACAAGCGGTGGTCGAAGCAGACGGATACCGGTATTACCCACTTCCGTGCGGGTATGTCTCACGATGAGGAGACCTTGATCCCCAACATCTTCCGGTACATCATCCCTTGGGAGGCTGAATTCATCGACTCCCAGCGGGTTTGGATTGAGTACTCGCAGAAGCGGATGGAAGCTCAGCAGCAGAATCGTCGTCTGACTTTGGAGGACCTTGAGGACAGCTGGGACCGTGGTCTTCCCCGTATCAACACACTCTTCCAGAAGGACCGCAGCACACTCAGTTTTGACAAGGGTTTCCGTCTCCGGGCCGAATTCAAGCAGTaccagttgatgaagagcaACCCCTTCTGGTGGACTAGTCAGCGACACGACGGAAAACTGTGGAACCTTAACGCCTACCGTACGGATGTCATCCAGGCCCTTGGTGGTGTTGAAACCATCCTGGAGCACACCCTCTTCAAGGCAACAGCTTTCCCCTCGTGGGAGGGTCTTTTCTGGGAACGGGCTTGTCTTGCTAAGGGAACGCGGTTGCTGCGGTATGATGGTTCCGAAGTCAATGTCGAGGACGTCCGAGAGGGAGATGAGCTTCTCGGACCTGACGGCACGTCTCGTCGCGCTTTCAACATTGTCAACGGTCAAGACCGTCTTTACCGCATCAAGGTCGACGCCGAGTTAGAAGACCTTGTGGTCACACCAAACCATATCTTGGTGCTCCGCCGGGAGGATGAGACCGTGGAAATTACTGCAGACGAGTTCGCCGCCCTTGATGTGGCGGAAAGAAGCCAGTACCGAGCCCCCAGAACCTCCCCTGAACTGTGGGCCAAGGCAGCCGGGAATGTGGTTGCCCAAGCTCCTAGTTTCTCCATCAAAGGCATTAGCCTTGAAGCTGAGACGACAGAATGGGCCGGCTTCCGAGTCGACAAAGACCAACTTTACCTGCGCCACGATTATCTCGTCCTGCACAACAGTGGTTTCGAAGAGTCGATGAAGTTCAAGAAGCTTACCAATGCCCAGAGATCCGGTCTGAACCAGATCCCCAACCGTCGGTTCACCCTTTGGTGGTCGCCAACTATCAACCGTGCCAACGTGTATGTTGGTTTCCAGGTGCAACTGGATCTTACTGGTATCTTCTTGCACGGAAAGATTCCCACTCTGAAGATCTCTTTGATTCAGATTTTCCGTGCTCACTTGTGGCAGAAGATTCATGAGTCCGTAGTTATGGACTTGTGTCAGGTATTCGACCAGGAGTTGGAGCAACTGGGAATTGAAGCCGTTCAGAAGGAGACGATTCACCCGCGTAAATCGTACAAGATGAACAGCTCTTGCGCCGACATTCTGCTTTTCGCCACCAACAAGTGGAATGTGACCAGACCGTCTATCCTGTTCGACACTAAGGATGTCTATGAACCGacgacgaccaacaagttcTGGCTGGATGTGCAACTGCGGTACGGTGACTACGACTCGCATGATATTGAGCGATATGTTCGTGCCAAGTACCTGGACTACACTACGGACAGCATGAGTATCTACCCTTCGGCCACCGGTCTCATGATCGGGGTCGATCTGGCATACAACCTGTACTCTGCCTACGGTCAATACTTCCCTGGTCTGAAGACACTGGTTCAGCAGGCCATGGCCAAGATCATGAAGGCCAACCCTGCGCTGTATGTGCTGAGAGAACGTATCCGCAAGGGTCTCCAGCTGTACGCCTCGGAGAGCAACCAGGAGTTCCTGAACTCGCAGAACTACTCGGAGCTCTTCAGTCCGCAGATCCAACTTTTCATTGATGACACCAACGTTTACCGTGTTACTATCCACAAGACCTTCGAAGGTAACTTGACCACGAAGCCTATCAACGGTGCTATCTTCATTTTCAACCCTCGCACTGGACAACTCTTCTTGAAGATTATCCACACCAGCGTGTGGGCGGGACAAAAGCGTCTGGGTCAGTTGGCCAAGTGGAAGACGGCAGAAGAAGTTGCAGCACTCATTCGGTCTCTGCCTGTTGAGGAACAGCCCAAGCAGCTGATCGTCACTCGGAAGGGTCTTCTTGATCCGCTAGAAGTTCACTTGCTCGACTTCCCCAACATTTCCATCCGTGCTTCTGAGCTTCAGCTTCCGTTCCAGGCTGCTATGAAGGTCGAGAAGCTTGCGGACATGATCCTTCGGGCGACTGAGCCGCAGATGGTTCTGTTCAACTTGTATGACGAATGGCTGAAGTCCATCTCGCCATACACGGCCTTTTCTCGATTGATTCTGATTCTCCGTGCTCTCCATGTCAACATCGACAAGGCCAAGATCATCCTCCGCCCTGATAAGAGTGTAATCAcgcaggagcaccacatTTGGCCATCGCTCTCGGACGAGGCCTGGATCGACGTTGAAGTACAACTGCGTGACCTGATCCTGAACGATTAcggcaagaagaacaacgtCAACGTGCAGAGTCTGACGAGCAGCGAAGTTCGGGATATCATCCTGGGTATGGAGATTAGTGCGCCGTCGTTGCAGCGACAGCAGGCCGCGGAGATCGAGAAACAGCAGGAAGAGCAGAAGCAACTCACGGCTGTTACAACCAAGACGCAGAACGTGCGAGGCGAAGACATTATCGTTACGACTACGTCTCAGTACGAACAGCAGTCGTTTGCGTCCAAAACAGAATGGCGCACCCGGGCTATCGCGACATCGAACTTGCGTTCCAGGTCGAACAACATCTATGTCTCATCAGACGATATCCAGGAAGAGGGGTACACATACATCATGCCGAAGAATGTCCTCAAGCGTTTCATCACGATTGCGGATTTGCGGGTTCAAGTTGCCGGATATCTGTACGGTAGCTCGCCACCGGATAACGAGCAGGTGAAAGAAGTGCGCACGATTGTGATGATTCCTCAAGTTGGCAACACCCGAGACGTCCAACTGCCGCAACAACTGCCACAGCATGACTACTTAAACGGCCTGGAGCCACTGGGAGTAATCCACACGATCTCCGGAAACGAACCCCCGTACATGACCGCGATGGACGTGACGCAACACGCACGGTTGATGAACGAACACCCGTCATGGGACAAGAAGACGGTGACGATGACTGTCTCGTTCACCCCCGGCTCCGTCTCGCTGGCGGCTTGGGGTCTCACCCCCCAGGGATAC